Proteins encoded in a region of the Procambarus clarkii isolate CNS0578487 chromosome 42, FALCON_Pclarkii_2.0, whole genome shotgun sequence genome:
- the LOC123770263 gene encoding ethanolamine kinase 1, which translates to MTLKLELTVDGSSPGGLQNGAKEIARHIRPEWNQDKLKFKVYTDGITNQLIGVWHDDKNTQLLVRVYGSMTEMFIDRDTEKSTFEVLNKAGCGPQLYATFENGLSYGFTEGIPVTPELVVREPIWKSVSQEMATYHKVKKGDLEHPILFRKLRSFLNITPSRFNDINKQKRIDECGYDKSLLIKETDELESCLTGLGCPVVFSHNDILLGNIIWNESTQKVGFIDYEYGGANYQAYDIGNHFNEFAGVDEVDYSRYPCPDFQRQWLRSYLSHYQEIPQEQVLDIDVEVWYVWVNKFALASHVFWGTWAMIQAYYSSIDFDFIGYGITRLNEYFKRKNQFLNL; encoded by the exons ATGACACTGAAATTAGAGCTGACTGTTGATGGCTCAAGTCCTGGAGGGCTACAGAATGGGGCAAAGGAGATTGCACGGCATATTCGACCAGAGTGGAATCAAGATAAGCTTAAATTCAAG GTGTACACAGATGGTATTACAAATCAGCTGATTGGTGTATGGCATGATGACAAAAACACCCAGCTATTAGTGCGAGTCTATGGTTCCATGACTGAGATGTTCATTGACAGAGACACTGAAAAGAGCACGTTTGAG GTTTTAAACAAAGCTGGATGTGGGCCACAACTCTATGCAACCTTTGAGAATGGGCTGAGTTATGGGTTTACTGAAGGCATTCCAGTTACTCCTGAACTCGTGGTTCGGGAGCCTATTTGGAAGTCTGTCTCACAAGAGATGGCTACGTACCATAAAGTTAAG AAGGGAGATCTTGAACATCCCATACTGTTTCGTAAACTGCGTTCCTTTCTGAACATCACACCAAGCAGATTCAACGATATCAACAAACAGAAGAG AATAGATGAATGTGGTTATGATAAATCTTTACTAATTAAAGAAACAGATGAACTGGAATCCTGCCTCACTGGTCTTGGGTGCCCAGTGGTCTTTTCTCATAATGACATCCTCCTTGGAAACATTATCTGGAACGAGTCGACTCAGAAAGTGGGTTTTATAGACTATGAGTATGGAGGAGCTAATTATCAAGCATATGATATTGGCAATCACTTTAATGAGTTTGCTG GTGTTGATGAAGTGGACTACAGTCGGTATCCATGTCCAGACTTTCAGCGCCAGTGGTTACGAAGTTATCTGTCACACTACCAGGAAATACCCCAAGAACAAGTACTAGATATTGATGTGGAGGTTTGGTATGTTTGGGTCAACAAGTTTGCTCTGGCCTCACATGTGTTTTGGGGCACATGGGCGATGATACAAGCATACTATTCATCTATAGATTTTGATTTTATTGG ATATGGTATTACTAGGCTAAATGAATATTTCAAAAGGAAGAATCAGTTTCTGAATCTTTGA